One genomic region from Stutzerimonas decontaminans encodes:
- a CDS encoding site-specific integrase, producing MPGVLRPLFPCSEIRRSLQTRCKREALIRGRELLLQVQQLYTQAFQGIRPSLDSLRGAWEAGGKRVASWAAWLRQQQLVALAEKPLGQGEGGKVSGPQKPRSAPSRAKQGQPDRLVADAPSNAPRFSKVVQECLEQQSHEGVAAKTLSDKRSVAELMTRIVGDLPVDLITRQDARKFREVALKLPPRMNQLPEGQSLEQIIETATTTISLTTFNNYVKNLTTFFSYAIREGYCERNPFDGLRVRQRGKVSEERSVFTEDDLRRLFSKQVYASANSAQPHKYWLPLLGLYTGARLNELCQLYLDDVVCINGIDCLHIRATRSDQKLKTVTSERLVPIHSKLKALGFLEFVRSQREAGHQRLFAELTLHKAHGYAAAPSKWFTRVRDQLGFRDGAERKDFHSFRHTLADHLKQKGIVESLVGGILGHQSGGITFSRYGKDFRPEVLAPVIEAVDFDAAEWLR from the coding sequence GTGCCTGGAGTTCTGCGTCCGCTTTTCCCTTGTTCCGAGATCCGCCGTTCGCTGCAGACACGCTGCAAGCGCGAAGCGCTGATCCGTGGCCGCGAATTGCTTCTGCAGGTTCAGCAGCTCTACACCCAGGCGTTCCAAGGCATTCGGCCATCCCTCGACTCCCTACGCGGCGCCTGGGAGGCGGGCGGTAAGCGAGTTGCTAGTTGGGCTGCGTGGCTCCGTCAGCAGCAGTTGGTTGCGCTTGCGGAGAAGCCTTTGGGGCAAGGGGAGGGAGGTAAGGTGAGTGGGCCACAGAAGCCCCGCAGTGCCCCTTCAAGAGCCAAACAGGGGCAGCCAGATAGGCTAGTAGCAGATGCGCCAAGCAACGCTCCACGCTTCTCCAAGGTGGTTCAGGAGTGCCTGGAGCAGCAGTCTCATGAAGGCGTGGCTGCGAAGACGCTATCCGACAAGCGTTCCGTGGCTGAGCTGATGACTCGGATCGTGGGTGATTTGCCGGTCGATCTCATCACTCGCCAGGATGCCCGCAAGTTCCGAGAGGTGGCACTCAAGCTGCCGCCGAGGATGAATCAGCTTCCCGAGGGACAATCGCTGGAGCAGATCATCGAGACTGCCACCACCACGATCAGCCTCACCACGTTCAACAACTACGTGAAGAACCTGACGACCTTTTTCTCCTATGCCATCCGTGAGGGCTACTGCGAGCGCAACCCGTTCGACGGGCTTCGAGTCAGGCAGCGAGGCAAGGTCAGCGAGGAGCGCAGTGTCTTCACCGAGGACGATCTGCGCCGTCTGTTCTCGAAGCAGGTTTACGCATCAGCCAACTCAGCTCAGCCGCACAAGTACTGGCTGCCACTGCTCGGCCTGTACACCGGGGCGAGACTCAATGAGCTATGCCAGCTCTATCTGGATGATGTGGTCTGCATTAACGGCATCGATTGCTTACACATCCGGGCGACCAGGTCCGATCAGAAGCTGAAAACCGTCACTTCGGAAAGACTCGTGCCGATCCACTCGAAGTTGAAAGCGCTGGGGTTCCTTGAGTTCGTCCGGTCGCAGCGGGAGGCTGGCCACCAACGTCTTTTCGCGGAGCTGACCTTGCACAAGGCGCATGGCTACGCTGCCGCTCCCTCCAAGTGGTTCACTCGGGTTCGTGATCAGTTGGGCTTCCGTGATGGGGCAGAGCGCAAGGACTTCCACAGCTTCCGGCACACGCTTGCTGATCATCTGAAGCAGAAGGGAATAGTCGAGTCGCTGGTTGGCGGCATTCTTGGCCATCAGAGCGGTGGGATTACCTTCAGTCGATACGGAAAGGACTTCAGGCCGGAGGTGCTGGCTCCGGTGATTGAGGCAGTGGATTTTGATGCTGCTGAGTGGCTGCGGTGA
- a CDS encoding Rha family transcriptional regulator — protein sequence MSNALVTKPVTMSSREIAELTGKRHDNVRRDIENMASELSLSFEEKVIPTGGRPIKEYLLERREVEILLTGYSIPLRAKVIDRLHELEEQAKGAAFRVPQSLPEALRLAAELAEKNEQLALENKEMAPKAVVFDNCVALRQESLATFVRTLEGVNTMAIITNHRSHSAASKSTASITGASTSGLKSFPYRLKVIPPL from the coding sequence ATGAGCAACGCACTGGTAACCAAGCCGGTAACCATGAGCAGCCGCGAGATCGCAGAGCTGACCGGGAAGCGTCACGACAACGTCCGCCGCGACATCGAAAACATGGCATCAGAGCTTTCCCTCAGTTTTGAGGAAAAGGTCATCCCCACTGGTGGGCGCCCGATCAAGGAGTACCTGCTGGAGCGCCGCGAGGTTGAGATCCTGCTGACCGGCTACAGCATCCCGCTCCGCGCCAAGGTCATCGACCGTCTGCATGAACTAGAGGAGCAAGCCAAGGGCGCTGCCTTCCGTGTCCCGCAGTCGCTGCCCGAAGCCCTGCGTCTGGCTGCCGAGCTGGCAGAGAAGAACGAGCAGCTCGCCCTGGAGAACAAGGAGATGGCACCGAAGGCTGTCGTCTTCGACAACTGCGTGGCGTTGCGTCAGGAATCCCTGGCCACCTTCGTGCGTACCCTGGAAGGTGTCAACACGATGGCCATCATCACCAATCACCGCAGCCACTCAGCAGCATCAAAATCCACTGCCTCAATCACCGGAGCCAGCACCTCCGGCCTGAAGTCCTTTCCGTATCGACTGAAGGTAATCCCACCGCTCTGA